The Nitrospira tepida genome includes a window with the following:
- a CDS encoding aconitate hydratase, translated as MSIDLAKKLYAKMPEVFAKARKKFGRGLTLAEKILVAHADNFDTQTWERGKAMLSLRPDRVAMQDATAQMAMLQFMQAGKKKVAVPSTIHCDHLIRAEMGSEKDLLRAMDENKEVYNFLASAAKKYGIGFWKPGAGIIHQVVLENYAFPCGLIIGTDSHTPNGGGLGMLAIGVGGADAGEVMAGLPWEVLHPKLIGVRLTGKLSGWASPKDVILYLCGLLTVKGGTNKIVEYFGPGAETISATGKGTICNMGAELGATTSVFPFDQKMVAYMNITDRAELANLAQSHKDLLVADPEVYQSPEKYYDQIVEIDLSMLEPHVVGPHTPDLARPISKLAAEAKEKGYPVELKAALIGSCTNSSYEDISRSAHIAQQGLKAGLKAKTAFLVSPGSERIYHTMKRDGFLDTFEKLGGTVLSNSCGPCIGQWKRADGVKGRADSIVSSFNRNFPGRNDGINETLSFLASPEVVTAYALTGDLGFDPVNQTLKGADGKEFKLEPPKGEELPAKGFAKGEEGFVPPAENGEGLTVDIPPTSERLQLLQPFPRWDGKDFEKLPLLIKTKGKTTTDHISPAGPWLKFRGHLDKISDNMFLGANNAFSTEPGKGTDVLTGEAGLTIAQIARRYKAKGIGSFVVGDENYGEGSSREHAAMSPRFLNVRVVLTKSFARIHETNLKKQGILPLTFADPKDYDKIEQTDRFSVGGLAGLAPGKPVTVTVHRADGSTWTLQANHSMTEQQIGWFKAGSALNALN; from the coding sequence ATGTCGATAGACCTTGCCAAGAAGCTGTATGCCAAGATGCCGGAAGTGTTCGCCAAGGCCAGAAAGAAGTTCGGCCGCGGCCTGACGCTGGCCGAAAAAATTCTGGTCGCTCACGCGGACAACTTTGATACGCAGACCTGGGAGCGGGGCAAGGCGATGTTGTCGCTCCGTCCTGACCGCGTCGCCATGCAGGACGCGACGGCCCAGATGGCCATGTTGCAGTTCATGCAGGCGGGCAAGAAGAAGGTGGCCGTGCCGAGCACGATTCACTGCGACCACCTGATTCGCGCCGAGATGGGGTCCGAGAAGGACCTGCTCCGCGCAATGGACGAGAACAAGGAAGTCTACAACTTCCTCGCGTCGGCCGCGAAGAAGTACGGAATCGGATTTTGGAAGCCGGGCGCGGGCATCATCCACCAAGTCGTGCTGGAAAACTATGCCTTCCCCTGCGGCCTGATCATCGGGACCGATTCACATACGCCCAACGGGGGCGGCCTCGGGATGCTCGCGATCGGCGTCGGGGGGGCCGACGCCGGCGAAGTCATGGCGGGCCTTCCCTGGGAAGTGCTGCACCCGAAATTGATCGGCGTCCGGCTCACCGGCAAGCTCAGTGGCTGGGCCTCGCCGAAGGATGTGATCCTCTACCTCTGCGGGCTCCTGACCGTGAAGGGCGGGACGAATAAAATCGTCGAGTATTTCGGCCCAGGCGCGGAGACGATCAGCGCGACCGGCAAGGGCACCATCTGCAACATGGGCGCGGAACTCGGCGCCACCACCTCCGTGTTCCCCTTTGATCAGAAGATGGTCGCCTACATGAACATCACGGACCGGGCGGAGTTGGCAAACCTGGCCCAGTCGCATAAGGACCTCCTCGTGGCCGATCCCGAGGTTTATCAATCGCCGGAAAAGTATTACGATCAGATCGTGGAGATCGACTTGTCGATGCTTGAGCCCCACGTGGTGGGGCCCCACACGCCGGACCTCGCCAGGCCGATTTCAAAACTGGCGGCGGAGGCAAAGGAAAAGGGCTATCCGGTCGAGCTCAAGGCGGCGCTCATCGGAAGCTGCACGAATTCGTCGTATGAGGACATCAGCCGGTCCGCCCACATCGCCCAGCAGGGATTGAAGGCGGGATTGAAGGCGAAGACGGCCTTCCTCGTTTCCCCCGGCTCCGAGCGGATCTACCACACGATGAAGCGGGACGGGTTCCTGGACACCTTTGAGAAACTCGGCGGCACGGTCCTGTCGAACTCCTGCGGTCCCTGTATCGGCCAGTGGAAGCGGGCCGACGGGGTCAAGGGCCGGGCGGATTCCATCGTCAGCTCCTTCAACCGGAATTTCCCGGGCCGCAACGACGGCATCAACGAGACCCTGTCGTTTCTGGCCAGCCCGGAAGTCGTGACGGCCTACGCGCTGACAGGCGATCTTGGGTTTGATCCCGTGAACCAAACGCTGAAAGGAGCCGACGGGAAGGAATTCAAGCTGGAGCCGCCGAAAGGCGAGGAGTTGCCGGCCAAGGGGTTTGCCAAGGGCGAAGAGGGGTTCGTGCCCCCCGCGGAGAACGGCGAAGGGTTGACGGTCGATATCCCGCCGACCAGCGAACGGCTGCAGTTGCTGCAACCCTTCCCCCGGTGGGATGGAAAGGACTTCGAGAAGCTCCCACTCCTGATCAAGACGAAGGGAAAGACCACGACCGACCATATTTCTCCGGCCGGCCCGTGGCTCAAGTTCCGTGGCCATCTCGACAAGATCAGTGACAACATGTTTCTCGGGGCCAACAACGCCTTCTCGACCGAGCCGGGCAAGGGGACGGACGTCTTGACCGGAGAAGCCGGATTGACGATCGCCCAGATCGCCCGCCGGTACAAGGCCAAGGGCATCGGCTCCTTCGTCGTGGGCGACGAGAATTACGGCGAAGGCAGCAGCCGCGAGCATGCCGCGATGTCGCCCCGTTTTCTCAACGTGCGGGTGGTGTTGACGAAAAGTTTCGCCCGCATCCACGAAACCAATCTGAAGAAACAGGGCATCCTTCCGCTCACCTTCGCTGATCCGAAGGATTACGACAAGATCGAGCAGACGGATCGATTCAGCGTGGGCGGGCTGGCCGGGCTCGCGCCGGGCAAGCCGGTGACCGTGACGGTGCACAGGGCCGACGGCTCCACCTGGACGCTCCAGGCGAATCATAGTATGACAGAGCAGCAGATCGGATGGTTCAAGGCAGGGTCGGCGTTGAACGCGCTGAACTAA
- a CDS encoding citrate/2-methylcitrate synthase, whose amino-acid sequence MSIVANKDTYVVIQGGAAGVNAARRMAEFCYLIKRPLNVLAFVYPPDAGKTNEIPYGGSLMQIPVYKSIAEATAHHPQINTSLVYIGADRACAGGMEALNDPKIQVVSMITEGVPEKDAKLLSRHAIKLGKTFNGPSSIGVISAGSCRLGVIGGAYDNLVACKLYREGSFGVITKSGGLSNEIIWLCSQFADGITTAIGIGGDAYPGTDYVSYLEKFEQDPQTKAVVIVGEMGGDLEERAAEWYGAKKRRIKLIGVVSGFCQESLPKGMKFGHAGAKEGMKGEGSARSKSEALKKAGAIVPPTFGALGPAIKQTYDELVKSGAIVPVADLRPEELPKLPKSVDEAMKTGDVQVVPLIKTTISDDRGDEPCYDGYPASELINKGYDIPHVIGLLWDKRLISKQEAEIIKRIMMLSADHGPCVSGALTTIIAACAGIGMSQAVAAGLIMIGPRFGGAVTDAGRYFKYAVENKMSVDEFLAYMKKNVGPVPGIGHRVKSLRNPDKRVKELVGYVKSLGIKTPHLDFALEVEKVTAAKKDNLILNVDGTMAAVLVDIGFPVDSLNGFFILSRTIGLIGHWTDQRRQESRLIRLFDYLVNYAAPKRREVPPLK is encoded by the coding sequence ATGAGTATTGTTGCCAATAAAGACACCTATGTCGTCATCCAGGGCGGCGCGGCTGGCGTGAACGCGGCGCGCCGGATGGCGGAGTTCTGCTATCTGATCAAGCGCCCGCTGAATGTGCTCGCCTTCGTCTATCCGCCCGACGCCGGCAAGACCAACGAGATTCCCTACGGCGGCAGCCTGATGCAGATTCCCGTCTACAAGAGCATTGCCGAAGCGACCGCGCACCATCCCCAGATCAACACCAGCCTGGTCTACATCGGAGCGGATCGCGCCTGCGCGGGCGGAATGGAAGCCCTGAACGATCCCAAGATTCAAGTCGTGTCGATGATCACTGAGGGCGTGCCGGAAAAGGACGCCAAGCTGCTGAGTCGGCATGCCATCAAGCTGGGCAAGACCTTTAACGGCCCCTCGTCGATCGGCGTGATTTCAGCCGGGTCCTGCCGGCTCGGTGTGATCGGTGGCGCGTACGACAACTTGGTGGCGTGCAAGCTGTATCGCGAGGGCTCGTTCGGCGTGATCACCAAATCGGGCGGTTTGTCCAACGAGATCATCTGGCTCTGTTCGCAGTTCGCGGACGGCATCACCACCGCGATCGGCATCGGCGGCGACGCCTATCCCGGGACCGATTACGTGAGCTACCTCGAAAAATTCGAACAGGACCCTCAAACGAAGGCGGTCGTCATCGTCGGCGAGATGGGCGGAGACCTCGAAGAGCGGGCGGCCGAATGGTACGGGGCCAAGAAGCGCCGGATCAAGCTCATCGGCGTGGTATCCGGCTTCTGCCAGGAAAGCCTGCCGAAAGGGATGAAGTTCGGCCATGCCGGCGCCAAGGAAGGCATGAAGGGCGAAGGCTCGGCCCGTTCCAAATCGGAAGCGCTCAAGAAGGCGGGAGCCATCGTCCCTCCGACATTCGGCGCCCTGGGACCGGCCATCAAGCAAACCTATGATGAGTTGGTGAAGAGCGGGGCCATCGTTCCGGTGGCGGACCTGCGGCCTGAAGAACTGCCAAAGCTTCCGAAGAGCGTCGATGAGGCCATGAAGACCGGAGACGTGCAGGTCGTGCCGCTGATCAAGACGACGATCAGCGACGACCGAGGCGACGAACCCTGTTACGACGGCTATCCCGCCTCCGAACTGATCAACAAGGGCTACGACATCCCCCACGTGATCGGATTGCTCTGGGACAAGCGCCTGATCTCCAAGCAGGAAGCGGAGATCATCAAGCGGATCATGATGCTCTCGGCCGATCACGGTCCCTGCGTCAGCGGCGCCTTGACCACGATCATCGCCGCCTGCGCCGGAATTGGGATGTCGCAGGCCGTCGCGGCTGGGTTGATCATGATCGGCCCTCGCTTCGGCGGCGCCGTCACCGACGCGGGCCGGTATTTCAAGTATGCCGTGGAAAACAAGATGTCGGTGGACGAGTTCCTGGCATACATGAAGAAGAACGTCGGACCGGTGCCCGGCATCGGTCACCGCGTGAAGAGCCTCCGCAATCCGGACAAGCGCGTCAAGGAATTGGTCGGGTACGTGAAAAGCCTGGGTATCAAGACGCCGCACCTCGACTTCGCGCTCGAAGTCGAAAAAGTGACGGCGGCCAAGAAGGATAATTTGATTCTGAACGTGGACGGCACCATGGCCGCGGTGCTCGTCGATATCGGGTTCCCGGTCGATAGTTTGAATGGGTTCTTTATCCTGTCGCGGACCATCGGGTTGATCGGCCACTGGACTGACCAGAGACGGCAGGAGAGTCGGTTGATACGGCTGTTCGATTACCTGGTGAACTATGCCGCGCCCAAGCGGCGGGAAGTCCCGCCGTTGAAATAG